From the genome of Bifidobacterium asteroides, one region includes:
- the serS gene encoding serine--tRNA ligase has translation MLDIRFIQEHPDVVRESQRKRGESVELVDEVLKADEERRVALQDYESSRAEQKSLGKRVASASPDDKAELLAQTKSLSDKVNASKSASDEANAKYTDLMWKFSNLVEPEAPEGGEDDYVVVKKVGTPRDFAKEGFQPKNHLELGEGVAGIDMRRGVKISGSRFYFLRGDVARLEIAMLTMAVDQAMEHNFIPTITPTLVRPEIMAGTGFLDSHADEIYRLREPDDQYLVGTSEVSLAGMHEDEILDLSKGPLRYCGWSSCYRREAGSAGKDTMGIIRVHQFDKVEMFVYCKQEDSRDQHKQLLAMEQEMLAKVDVPYRIIDTAAGDLGSSAARKFDCEAWVPTQGRYRELTSTSNCTEFQARRLNERERLEDGSTRPVSTLNGTLATTRWLVAILENHQNADGSIVVPEAMRSYVGGKEVIEPRAWEG, from the coding sequence ATGTTAGATATTAGATTCATTCAGGAACATCCGGATGTGGTCCGTGAATCACAGCGCAAGCGTGGCGAATCCGTCGAACTCGTCGACGAGGTGCTCAAGGCGGACGAAGAGCGCAGAGTCGCACTCCAGGATTATGAGAGCTCCAGAGCCGAGCAGAAGTCGCTTGGCAAGCGCGTGGCGTCGGCCTCCCCAGATGACAAGGCCGAGCTGTTGGCACAGACCAAGAGCCTGTCGGACAAGGTGAACGCCAGCAAGTCAGCCTCTGATGAGGCCAACGCCAAGTACACCGACCTCATGTGGAAGTTCAGCAACCTGGTAGAACCCGAAGCTCCCGAGGGCGGCGAAGATGACTACGTGGTTGTCAAGAAGGTCGGCACTCCACGTGACTTCGCCAAGGAGGGCTTCCAGCCCAAGAACCATCTGGAGCTGGGCGAGGGCGTCGCTGGAATCGACATGCGCAGGGGCGTCAAGATCTCAGGTTCCCGCTTCTACTTCCTGCGTGGCGATGTGGCACGGCTGGAGATAGCCATGCTGACCATGGCCGTGGATCAGGCCATGGAGCATAACTTCATTCCTACGATCACACCCACTCTGGTCCGTCCCGAAATCATGGCCGGCACCGGATTCCTCGATTCCCATGCTGACGAGATCTACCGTCTGCGCGAGCCTGACGACCAGTATCTGGTAGGCACCTCTGAAGTCTCCCTGGCAGGCATGCATGAGGATGAGATCCTGGATCTGAGCAAGGGCCCGCTGCGCTACTGCGGCTGGTCCAGCTGCTACCGGCGCGAGGCTGGTTCCGCCGGCAAGGACACCATGGGCATCATCCGCGTCCACCAGTTCGACAAGGTGGAGATGTTCGTTTACTGCAAGCAGGAGGACTCCCGCGACCAGCACAAGCAGCTGCTGGCCATGGAGCAGGAGATGCTGGCCAAGGTGGACGTGCCCTACAGGATCATCGACACTGCCGCAGGAGACCTTGGATCCTCGGCAGCCCGCAAGTTCGATTGCGAGGCCTGGGTGCCCACCCAGGGTCGGTATCGTGAGCTGACATCAACCTCCAACTGCACCGAGTTCCAGGCCCGTCGCCTCAATGAGCGTGAGCGGCTGGAGGACGGTTCCACTCGTCCTGTCAGCACGCTCAATGGGACCCTGGCCACCACCCGATGGCTGGTCGCCATCCTGGAGAACCACCAGAACGCCGACGGCTCCATCGTCGTGCCTGAGGCCATGCGCTCCTATGTGGGCGGCAAGGAGGTCATTGAGCCCAGGGCCTGGGAGGGCTGA
- a CDS encoding aromatic amino acid transport family protein, translated as MTNAENPTARVEAAKGTKEYAAKWHKGDTVWMLSLFGTAIGAGVLFLPIDAGSGGIIGLIFMLIIAFPTTFFAHRAMSRFVLSADKPGDDITDVVEEHYGYGFGLIFTIIYFLSIFPILLVYGISITNTAESFIVNQMHMSAPPRWLLSLVLVVVLMAIVRLGTAVTTKVMSILVYPFVAVLVLFSLYLIPHWNTAIFSSFPRNSAGGFSISGLLESLWLLIPVMVFAFNHSPIISSFSVAEREEYGDKYVDGKVTSILKRAELLMVSVVMFFVFSCVLSLSPADLAQAKAQNVSILTYIANHFNNPIINYVAPFIAFVAIAKSFLGHYLGTSEGLSGIIRKVAKKADRRVPEKTMQFMVEGFILLVAWLVAWANFSVMNMIETMIGPIIAFVLFLMPMYAIHTVPSLKKYSGKASNVFIVVIGLIAVSAIFYNIVHLFV; from the coding sequence ATGACGAATGCGGAAAACCCGACTGCCCGCGTTGAAGCGGCAAAGGGGACCAAGGAATATGCTGCCAAATGGCATAAGGGCGATACGGTATGGATGCTGAGCCTGTTCGGCACCGCCATCGGAGCCGGAGTGCTCTTCTTGCCTATCGATGCGGGCAGCGGCGGCATCATCGGGCTGATCTTCATGCTGATTATTGCCTTCCCGACTACTTTCTTCGCCCATAGAGCCATGAGCAGGTTCGTGCTCTCAGCCGATAAGCCAGGCGATGACATCACTGACGTGGTGGAGGAGCACTACGGCTACGGTTTTGGCTTGATCTTCACGATCATATATTTCCTGTCGATTTTCCCGATCCTGCTGGTCTACGGCATTTCCATCACCAACACGGCTGAAAGTTTCATCGTCAACCAGATGCACATGTCGGCTCCTCCGCGGTGGCTTCTATCCCTGGTGCTTGTCGTCGTGCTCATGGCTATTGTCCGCCTGGGCACCGCAGTCACCACCAAGGTGATGAGCATCCTTGTCTATCCCTTCGTTGCCGTGTTGGTGCTCTTCTCCCTCTATTTGATTCCTCACTGGAACACCGCCATCTTCTCCAGCTTCCCTCGCAACAGCGCAGGTGGTTTCAGCATTTCCGGCCTGCTGGAAAGCCTTTGGCTGCTCATTCCCGTCATGGTCTTCGCATTCAATCATTCGCCTATCATCTCCTCCTTCTCGGTCGCCGAGCGAGAGGAATACGGCGACAAGTATGTCGACGGCAAGGTGACCAGCATTCTCAAGCGTGCTGAACTGCTCATGGTCAGCGTGGTCATGTTCTTCGTCTTCAGCTGCGTGCTTTCGCTGTCGCCGGCGGACCTTGCCCAGGCAAAGGCTCAGAATGTGTCGATCCTGACTTATATCGCCAACCACTTCAACAATCCCATCATCAACTATGTAGCGCCCTTCATAGCCTTCGTCGCCATCGCGAAATCCTTCCTGGGCCATTATCTGGGCACCAGCGAGGGATTGAGCGGCATCATCAGGAAGGTAGCCAAGAAGGCTGACCGTCGAGTGCCTGAAAAGACCATGCAGTTCATGGTGGAGGGCTTCATCCTTCTGGTGGCTTGGCTGGTGGCCTGGGCCAACTTCTCAGTCATGAACATGATCGAAACCATGATCGGCCCTATTATCGCCTTCGTTCTCTTCCTCATGCCCATGTATGCCATCCATACAGTGCCTTCGCTCAAGAAATATTCAGGCAAGGCCAGCAACGTCTTCATTGTGGTCATTGGTTTGATCGCAGTCAGTGCAATCTTCTACAATATTGTTCACTTGTTCGTCTGA
- the sdaAA gene encoding L-serine ammonia-lyase, iron-sulfur-dependent, subunit alpha, producing MEMFSSIAELVGMAQDRGLSISDIAIDEEMRRYHETREEVWAKMSKNLQTMKSAVDRGSQGKGVFSKTGLTGGEAALLEHYRKTRTSLSGDAMLEAVVAAMATNEVNAAMGIICATPTAGSSGTLPGVITVLKNRLGLDDDKLIRCLFTAGAFGLVTANQAMIAGATGGCQAEVGSASGMAAAAAVEGAGGDSSTCAQAFAIALSNLLGLVCDPVAGLVEIPCVKRNAIGTANALVAADIALSGGVSRIPADEVIGAMKSIGESMPSSLRETGIGGLAGTPTGKRFRRTVFDK from the coding sequence ATGGAAATGTTCAGCTCGATCGCCGAATTGGTGGGTATGGCCCAAGATCGCGGCCTGTCGATATCGGATATAGCGATTGACGAGGAGATGCGTCGATATCATGAGACCCGCGAGGAAGTTTGGGCGAAGATGTCCAAGAATCTGCAAACGATGAAATCAGCCGTGGACAGGGGCTCCCAAGGCAAGGGCGTGTTCTCCAAGACCGGCTTGACCGGTGGCGAGGCAGCCCTGCTGGAGCATTACAGGAAGACGCGGACCAGCCTGAGCGGCGATGCCATGCTGGAAGCCGTCGTGGCTGCAATGGCGACAAACGAGGTCAATGCTGCCATGGGGATCATCTGCGCGACCCCTACCGCGGGTTCTTCGGGCACGTTGCCTGGTGTGATCACCGTTCTCAAGAACCGGTTGGGATTAGATGATGATAAACTGATTCGTTGTCTGTTCACTGCCGGTGCCTTTGGGCTTGTCACAGCCAACCAGGCCATGATCGCCGGGGCCACAGGCGGCTGCCAGGCCGAGGTGGGCAGCGCTTCCGGCATGGCGGCCGCAGCGGCGGTAGAGGGGGCCGGGGGGGATTCCTCCACATGTGCCCAGGCCTTCGCCATCGCATTGAGCAACCTGCTGGGTCTGGTCTGTGATCCTGTCGCTGGTTTGGTGGAGATCCCCTGTGTCAAGCGCAATGCCATAGGTACTGCCAACGCTCTTGTAGCTGCCGATATTGCGCTCTCGGGCGGCGTGAGCAGGATTCCGGCTGATGAGGTTATTGGAGCAATGAAGTCCATCGGCGAGAGCATGCCCTCCTCATTGCGGGAAACGGGCATTGGCGGTTTGGCGGGCACCCCTACCGGCAAGCGGTTCCGCAGGACCGTGTTTGACAAGTAA
- a CDS encoding serine dehydratase beta chain produces the protein MGKYKSVFDIIGPIMIGPSSSHTAGAVAIGRVGHILIGGAPRRADIHYYDSFAQTHKGHGTDYAIVGGLLGFAPDDTRVPEAVEIAQKQGMTLAFHEEEGSSPIGHPNTAVVDLLGDGGRVTYAACSIGGGTIEVRRIRLDGCAITPSGLLPILLVERDQSENDGDGWLEQMQDRLHEAGVTKQTRYESGDRPGMTLYDFDLDNPLSAQMQQEIAGHSSRMIYID, from the coding sequence ATGGGTAAATACAAAAGCGTATTTGACATCATCGGCCCCATTATGATAGGTCCTTCAAGTTCGCATACGGCTGGAGCGGTGGCTATCGGACGGGTCGGCCATATCCTTATAGGAGGGGCGCCGCGTCGAGCCGATATCCACTATTATGATTCCTTCGCGCAAACCCACAAGGGGCACGGCACTGACTACGCCATAGTTGGCGGTTTGCTCGGTTTTGCGCCTGACGACACCCGTGTTCCCGAAGCTGTCGAGATCGCCCAAAAACAGGGTATGACGCTGGCTTTTCACGAGGAAGAAGGGTCCAGTCCCATTGGCCACCCCAATACTGCAGTTGTTGACCTGCTTGGTGACGGCGGCCGGGTGACTTATGCGGCCTGTTCCATCGGGGGCGGGACCATTGAGGTGCGTCGCATCAGACTGGACGGATGCGCAATCACCCCCTCCGGGCTTCTGCCCATTCTTTTGGTGGAACGCGATCAGTCTGAAAATGACGGAGACGGTTGGTTGGAGCAGATGCAGGACCGGCTCCATGAAGCAGGCGTGACGAAACAGACCCGGTACGAGTCCGGGGATCGGCCTGGCATGACGCTCTATGACTTCGATCTGGACAACCCATTGTCGGCACAGATGCAGCAAGAGATCGCCGGTCACTCGTCCCGGATGATCTACATCGACTAG
- a CDS encoding diacylglycerol kinase family protein gives MPIPAIVILGILAVAAIVVTAVVLVFRVQRRHRFAMQILARDDDQLSYAFVINPSKPQAAAARERIQQYCRDKGIREFSFIETRLDRDGRTCARMALDCGANVVVAVGGDGTVRTVASAMASSDHVMGIIPIGTGNLFARNMGIPVGDLDAALAVATSHGSTQVDVGRMALLDQEDQERRRGHAFLIIAGIGFDALMIDDTDPNLKKTVSWLAYFISGAKHLFAPKYTADIAITRPDQVTQTNTSVTFRTFMAGNCGEIPGFSLMPAASYEDGILDFEIIDTSAGLIGWANLFGDVMHQTITRKASQSPLSTNSTIVQLQGSKAEIRLEKPALAQVDGDILGETRHIALSVEHRALNVRVPRSD, from the coding sequence ATGCCAATTCCAGCGATCGTCATCCTCGGCATCCTGGCGGTGGCGGCCATTGTCGTCACGGCGGTGGTGCTGGTTTTTCGCGTCCAAAGGCGGCATAGGTTCGCCATGCAGATCCTGGCCCGGGACGACGACCAGCTCAGCTACGCCTTCGTCATCAACCCCTCCAAGCCACAGGCGGCTGCCGCCCGCGAGCGCATCCAGCAATACTGCCGCGACAAGGGCATCCGCGAATTCAGCTTCATCGAAACCCGGCTGGATCGGGACGGGAGGACCTGCGCCCGCATGGCACTGGACTGCGGAGCCAATGTAGTCGTGGCCGTGGGCGGGGACGGAACCGTACGCACCGTGGCCAGCGCCATGGCATCCAGCGATCATGTCATGGGCATCATCCCTATCGGGACCGGCAACCTCTTTGCTCGGAACATGGGCATTCCCGTAGGCGATCTGGATGCCGCCCTGGCCGTGGCTACCTCGCACGGATCCACCCAGGTCGACGTAGGGCGCATGGCTCTGCTGGACCAGGAGGATCAGGAGCGACGACGGGGCCATGCCTTCCTGATCATCGCCGGCATCGGATTTGATGCCTTGATGATCGACGACACCGACCCCAATCTGAAGAAGACGGTCAGCTGGCTGGCATACTTCATCAGCGGCGCTAAGCATCTGTTCGCACCCAAGTACACGGCCGACATCGCCATCACACGACCCGACCAGGTCACGCAGACCAATACCTCGGTTACCTTCCGCACCTTCATGGCTGGCAACTGCGGGGAGATTCCCGGATTCTCCCTCATGCCCGCCGCCTCCTATGAGGACGGCATCCTGGACTTCGAGATCATCGACACCTCAGCTGGCCTGATCGGCTGGGCCAACCTCTTTGGAGATGTCATGCATCAGACCATCACCCGCAAAGCCAGCCAGAGCCCCCTATCCACCAACTCCACCATCGTCCAGCTGCAAGGATCCAAGGCCGAGATCCGCCTGGAGAAGCCCGCTTTGGCCCAAGTGGACGGCGACATTCTGGGCGAGACACGCCATATTGCGCTCAGCGTGGAGCACCGGGCCCTGAACGTGCGGGTGCCCCGGTCCGACTGA
- the pgm gene encoding phosphoglucomutase (alpha-D-glucose-1,6-bisphosphate-dependent), with translation MTAQNAGRPASPEDLINVDDLIGRYYDLIPDPSIPSQRVSFGTSGHRGSALTTSFNEAHIVAISQAIAEQRAKDGATGPLYLGRDTHALSLPAWKTAIEVLTANRVRVRIDANDDYTPTPTVSQAILTHNRAADGTQRFSGKDLADGIVVTPSHNPPTDGGFKYDPPTGGPASAETTNAIAQRANELLGDYKRVKRIPFEDAIKSDLVERFDYREHYVADLGNVIDFDLLRSSGVRLGIDPLGGASVNYWPLINEKYGLNIGIVNPEVDPTWRFMTIDHDGKIRMDPSSPYAMKGLVDRLNAGAWDSYDLVGGTDPDADRHGIVCPGTGVMNPNHYIAVCAEYLFSGNRPGWPQGAGIGKTLVSSSLIDRVAASIGARLIEVPVGFKWFVNPLFKGEVAFGGEESSGMSFLRRDGRVWTTDKDGLIPDLLAAEITAKTGKNPAQLHQEQVERFGQSWYKRVDTPATLEQKQKFAQLNGDDVTASTLAGEPITAKLTEAPGNGAKIGGIKVTTENNWFAARPSGTENIYKVYAESFVSPETLDQVLDDADQVVTKALG, from the coding sequence ATGACAGCACAGAACGCAGGCAGGCCTGCCAGCCCAGAAGATCTGATCAACGTCGACGATCTGATTGGCAGGTACTACGATCTCATCCCCGACCCTTCCATCCCCTCCCAGCGCGTGTCCTTCGGCACCTCCGGGCATCGTGGCTCCGCCCTGACAACCTCCTTCAACGAGGCCCACATCGTGGCCATCAGCCAGGCCATAGCCGAACAGCGAGCCAAGGACGGGGCCACCGGACCGCTCTACCTGGGCCGCGACACCCACGCCCTCTCCCTGCCCGCCTGGAAGACGGCCATCGAGGTCCTGACAGCAAACAGGGTACGGGTGCGCATTGACGCCAATGATGACTACACGCCCACACCCACCGTCTCCCAGGCCATCCTGACGCACAACCGGGCGGCCGACGGCACCCAACGCTTCTCCGGCAAGGATTTGGCTGACGGCATCGTGGTCACCCCCTCTCATAACCCACCCACTGACGGCGGATTCAAGTATGACCCGCCCACAGGCGGTCCGGCTTCGGCCGAAACCACAAACGCCATAGCGCAACGGGCCAATGAGCTTCTGGGCGACTACAAGCGGGTCAAGCGGATTCCCTTTGAGGATGCCATTAAATCCGACCTCGTGGAGCGCTTCGACTACCGGGAACACTACGTGGCTGACCTGGGCAATGTCATCGACTTTGATCTGCTCAGATCTTCCGGGGTACGTCTGGGCATCGATCCGCTGGGCGGCGCCTCGGTCAACTACTGGCCGCTGATCAATGAAAAGTACGGCCTGAACATCGGCATCGTCAACCCAGAAGTGGATCCGACCTGGCGGTTCATGACCATTGACCACGATGGGAAAATCCGCATGGATCCCAGCTCACCTTATGCCATGAAGGGTCTGGTTGATCGCCTCAACGCCGGGGCCTGGGACTCCTACGACCTGGTGGGCGGCACCGATCCGGATGCCGATCGGCATGGCATCGTCTGTCCAGGAACCGGCGTTATGAACCCCAACCACTACATCGCCGTCTGCGCGGAATACCTCTTCTCGGGCAACCGACCCGGATGGCCCCAAGGTGCCGGCATCGGCAAAACCCTGGTCTCCTCCTCCCTGATCGACCGCGTGGCTGCCTCCATCGGCGCCAGGCTGATCGAGGTGCCTGTAGGCTTCAAGTGGTTTGTCAACCCCCTCTTCAAGGGCGAGGTGGCCTTCGGCGGCGAGGAGAGCTCCGGGATGAGCTTCCTGCGCCGGGACGGCCGTGTCTGGACAACGGACAAGGACGGGCTGATCCCTGACCTCTTGGCTGCCGAAATCACAGCCAAGACCGGAAAGAATCCGGCTCAGCTCCACCAGGAGCAGGTGGAACGCTTCGGCCAAAGCTGGTACAAGCGAGTGGACACCCCTGCCACGTTGGAGCAGAAGCAGAAGTTCGCTCAGTTGAACGGCGACGATGTGACGGCTTCCACCCTGGCGGGCGAGCCCATCACTGCCAAGCTGACCGAGGCCCCGGGCAATGGGGCCAAAATCGGAGGCATCAAGGTAACCACCGAGAACAACTGGTTCGCCGCCCGCCCCTCCGGCACCGAGAACATCTACAAGGTCTACGCCGAATCCTTCGTTTCCCCTGAGACCCTGGATCAGGTTCTGGACGATGCCGACCAGGTGGTCACCAAGGCTCTGGGCTGA
- a CDS encoding ribonuclease H, whose protein sequence is MTNDKNLVVSTDGSALSNPNGPMGWAWADHQGGDADAGGASNGTNQIGELCAVLQALRAHPGERPLVIETDSQYAINCSTTWVPGWRKKGWKNSQGKPVKNRPLIEAIDQAIQARAGSVRFVWVKGHAGNTFNEKVDTLARGYATAAGKGDREGCLPIEGWRSLLASPYAKGTQVPPAVKEELDAGPRVLDELGRKKVRLDQEEQKDLAETAVESQAVNPEQAESVEATADADDDAKPEAINGMPDPDLTDGQEDELGPAFKGTSDADAADQETKDSGARGLRASGRIRITPPPSGSSMFTGQDLHIVGSIDIDADIDPDGFVTIQEAPFRLHAIEVED, encoded by the coding sequence ATGACCAATGACAAGAATCTGGTCGTCTCCACCGACGGCAGTGCACTGAGCAATCCCAATGGCCCCATGGGTTGGGCTTGGGCCGATCACCAGGGCGGCGACGCAGATGCAGGCGGCGCCAGCAACGGCACCAATCAGATTGGCGAACTGTGCGCCGTGCTGCAGGCCCTGCGCGCCCACCCAGGCGAGCGCCCGCTGGTCATCGAAACCGACTCCCAATACGCCATCAACTGCTCCACCACCTGGGTGCCCGGGTGGAGGAAGAAAGGGTGGAAGAACTCCCAGGGCAAGCCGGTCAAGAACCGCCCGCTTATTGAAGCCATCGACCAGGCGATCCAGGCACGGGCGGGATCGGTCAGGTTTGTCTGGGTCAAGGGCCACGCCGGCAACACATTCAACGAAAAAGTGGACACCCTGGCCCGCGGCTACGCCACAGCTGCAGGCAAGGGCGACCGGGAAGGCTGTCTTCCTATCGAAGGCTGGCGTTCGCTGCTGGCCTCCCCCTATGCCAAAGGCACGCAGGTACCGCCCGCAGTCAAGGAGGAGCTGGACGCAGGACCCCGAGTTCTGGACGAGCTGGGCCGCAAGAAGGTTCGCCTGGACCAGGAAGAGCAGAAAGATCTAGCCGAAACCGCCGTCGAGTCCCAGGCTGTGAATCCCGAGCAGGCCGAATCTGTAGAAGCAACAGCTGATGCAGACGATGATGCGAAGCCCGAGGCCATCAATGGCATGCCCGACCCCGACTTAACCGATGGTCAGGAAGACGAACTCGGGCCGGCTTTCAAGGGCACCTCGGACGCCGATGCAGCTGACCAGGAGACCAAGGACTCCGGGGCCCGGGGACTGAGAGCCAGCGGTCGCATCCGCATCACGCCGCCTCCTTCCGGCAGCAGCATGTTCACGGGACAGGACCTGCATATCGTCGGCAGCATCGATATAGATGCGGACATTGACCCTGACGGCTTCGTGACCATCCAGGAGGCGCCTTTCCGCCTGCATGCCATCGAAGTGGAGGATTAA
- the rpiA gene encoding ribose-5-phosphate isomerase RpiA yields the protein MDKTEQDRLKKAAGIEAAKLVENGMTAGLGTGSTVRFFVDELGRRVKEEGLEFTGVTTSRRTKEQAEGYGIRIVDIDQVDHIDVTIDGADEVDRDFNGIKGGGAALLWEKIVAVNSRRIVWIVDESKVVDTIGRFPLPVEVIPFGERHVLDRFKERGYNPVLRMDGQGQPVLTDEHNHIIDLHLKRIDHPQDLAQDLITTVGVVEHGLFLNMVDTVIVGDPNGPRVMTNANK from the coding sequence ATGGACAAGACCGAGCAGGACAGACTGAAGAAGGCCGCCGGCATCGAAGCAGCCAAGCTGGTCGAGAACGGCATGACCGCCGGGCTGGGCACCGGATCCACGGTTCGGTTCTTCGTGGATGAACTGGGACGGCGCGTCAAGGAAGAGGGTTTGGAGTTCACCGGCGTGACCACCTCCCGGCGGACCAAGGAACAGGCTGAAGGCTATGGAATCCGCATCGTCGACATCGACCAGGTGGATCACATCGATGTCACCATCGACGGGGCCGACGAGGTCGACAGGGACTTCAACGGCATCAAGGGCGGCGGCGCAGCCCTGCTCTGGGAGAAAATCGTGGCCGTCAACTCTCGACGGATCGTCTGGATCGTGGACGAGTCCAAGGTGGTCGACACCATCGGCCGCTTCCCCCTGCCCGTGGAGGTCATCCCCTTCGGCGAGCGCCACGTCCTGGATCGCTTTAAGGAACGCGGCTATAACCCTGTCCTGCGGATGGACGGCCAAGGGCAGCCGGTTCTGACAGACGAGCACAACCACATCATTGATCTGCATCTGAAGCGGATTGATCACCCACAGGATCTGGCCCAAGACCTGATCACCACCGTGGGAGTCGTGGAACACGGCCTCTTCCTCAACATGGTCGACACGGTCATCGTGGGCGATCCCAACGGGCCCCGGGTCATGACCAACGCCAACAAGTGA
- a CDS encoding 30S ribosomal protein bS22 — translation MGSVIKKRRKRMSKKKHRKLLRKTRHQRK, via the coding sequence ATGGGTTCTGTCATCAAGAAGCGCCGCAAGCGGATGAGCAAGAAGAAGCACCGCAAACTGCTGCGCAAGACTCGTCACCAGCGCAAGTAG
- the radA gene encoding DNA repair protein RadA yields the protein MAKTTTQYVCTECGWTGGKWFGRCPECGQWGTIEEFHEARLVGAGGGLSTSGGSHTAPAPPKNGLARPITRVGTDLVKRIPTGFEEFDRVLGGGIVPGSVILLAGEPGIGKSTLLLETAGRVADRGGGKGKVLYLSGEESQAQVRMRASRVGALKDPLLLASTTDLATVLGLIEREKPTLAIVDSAQTIVSSQVDGISGGSTQVREVAISLIDMAKSHDIPILLVGHVTKDGSIAGPRTLEHLVDVVCQFEGDSQTALRLLRAVKNRFGPTDEVGCFDMGEQGIEEVSDPTGLFLSTTGQEVEGTCVTFTLDGHRSLPIEIQALVTSSVLPTPRRNTNGIDANRLAMLAAVLYRHGRVNLLTRDLYVSTIAGGLAKEPGCDLAIVAALASAAKSRPIQRTTCAMGEISLTGQVRPVPQLNHRLQEATRLGFTRALVPPDRHSGARKPIQGLEVVEVNYLAEALDALGLV from the coding sequence ATGGCCAAGACGACGACGCAATATGTGTGCACGGAGTGCGGATGGACCGGCGGCAAATGGTTCGGACGCTGCCCGGAATGCGGCCAGTGGGGAACGATCGAGGAATTCCATGAAGCCCGTCTCGTAGGTGCGGGCGGGGGTCTGTCCACCTCCGGCGGCAGCCATACGGCACCTGCGCCCCCGAAGAACGGCCTGGCCCGGCCCATCACCCGGGTAGGCACGGACCTGGTAAAGCGCATTCCCACAGGATTCGAGGAATTCGACCGGGTCCTGGGCGGAGGCATCGTGCCCGGGTCAGTCATCCTCTTGGCCGGCGAGCCGGGCATAGGCAAGTCCACCCTCCTGCTGGAGACCGCCGGCCGCGTGGCCGACCGGGGAGGCGGAAAAGGCAAGGTGCTCTATCTGTCAGGCGAGGAGTCCCAGGCCCAGGTGCGGATGCGGGCCAGTCGGGTGGGAGCGCTCAAGGACCCACTATTGCTGGCTTCGACGACCGACCTTGCCACGGTGCTTGGGCTGATCGAGCGCGAGAAGCCGACACTGGCCATTGTGGACTCCGCCCAGACCATCGTCTCCAGCCAGGTTGACGGCATCTCCGGGGGCTCCACCCAGGTACGCGAGGTGGCCATCAGCCTGATCGACATGGCCAAATCGCACGACATCCCCATCCTCCTGGTTGGCCACGTGACCAAGGACGGCTCCATCGCCGGGCCGCGGACCCTGGAGCATCTGGTCGATGTGGTCTGCCAGTTCGAGGGCGATTCCCAGACCGCGTTACGCCTGTTGAGAGCCGTCAAGAACCGTTTCGGCCCCACCGACGAGGTTGGCTGCTTCGACATGGGCGAGCAGGGCATTGAGGAGGTCAGCGATCCCACTGGGCTCTTCCTGTCCACGACCGGGCAAGAGGTTGAGGGCACCTGTGTGACCTTCACCTTGGACGGCCACCGCAGCCTGCCCATCGAGATCCAGGCCTTGGTTACTTCGTCTGTCCTGCCCACGCCCAGGCGCAACACCAACGGGATCGACGCCAACCGTCTGGCCATGCTAGCTGCGGTGCTCTACCGCCACGGTCGCGTCAACCTGCTGACACGGGACCTGTATGTGTCCACCATCGCCGGCGGGCTGGCCAAGGAACCCGGATGTGATCTGGCCATCGTGGCCGCCCTGGCCAGTGCAGCCAAGTCCCGACCCATCCAGCGCACGACCTGTGCCATGGGCGAGATATCGCTGACCGGGCAGGTCAGGCCAGTGCCTCAACTCAATCACCGGCTGCAGGAGGCCACTCGACTGGGATTCACCCGGGCACTGGTCCCGCCCGACCGGCATTCAGGAGCCCGAAAGCCCATCCAGGGACTGGAAGTGGTCGAGGTCAACTATCTGGCCGAGGCACTGGACGCCCTGGGGCTGGTCTGA